One Anser cygnoides isolate HZ-2024a breed goose chromosome 6, Taihu_goose_T2T_genome, whole genome shotgun sequence genomic region harbors:
- the ABI2 gene encoding abl interactor 2 isoform X12 yields MLDIQASQLRRMESSINHISQTVDIHKEKVARREIGILTTNKNTSRTHKIIAPANLERPVRYIRKPIDYTILDDIGHGVKWLLRFKVSTQNMKMGGLPRTTPPTQKPPSPPMSGKGTIGRHSPYRTLEPVRPPVVPNDYVPSPTRNMAPSQQSPVRTASVNQRNRTYSSSGSSGGSHPSSRSSSRENSGSGSVGVPIAVPTPSPPSVYPAPAGSAGTSPLPATSAPAPTPPAPAPSSAAPDAAAGAQPLADGFTSPTPPAVSSTPSTGHPVQFYSMNRPASRHTPPTIGGSLPYRRPPSITSQTSLQNQMNGGPFYNQNPASLAPPPPSILQVTPQLPLMGFVARVQENISDTPPPPPPVDEPVFDESPPPPPPPEDYEEEEAAVVEYSDPYAEEDPPWAPRTYLEKVVAIYDYTKDKEDELSFQEGAIIYVIKKNDDGWYEGVMNGVTGLFPGNYVESIMHYSE; encoded by the exons ACGGTGGACATTCACAAAGAGAAAGTTGCTAGAAGAGAAATTGGTATCTTgactacaaacaaaaacacctcaaGAACTCACAAAATCATTGCACCAGCTAACCTGGAGCGACCAGTTCGCTACATCAGGAAACCTATTGATTATACAATTCTAGATGATATTGGACATGGAGTGAAG TGGTTGCTTAGATTTAAG GTCAGCACACAGAATATGAAGATGGGTGGGTTGCCTCGTACAACACCACCCACCCAGAAGCCACCAAGTCCACCAATGTCAGGAAAAGGAACTATTGG GCGTCACTCTCCTTATCGTACTTTGGAGCCAGTACGTCCTCCGGTGGTACCAAATGACTACGTGCCTAGCCCAACACGCAATATGGCTCCCTCACAGCAGAGCCCTGTAAGAACAGCTTCTGTGAATCAGAGGAATCGCACATACAG CAGCAGTGGGAGTAGTGGAGGAAGCCACCCAAGTAGTCGGAGCAGCAGTCGAGAGAACAGTGGAAGTGGCAGTGTGGGTGTTCCTATTGCTGTTCCCACACCATCTCCTCCCAGTGTCTATCCAG CCCCTGCTGGCTCAGCTGGCACTTCTCCCCTTCCTGCtacctctgctcctgcccccacccctcctgctcctgccccttcctccGCTGCCCcagatgctgctgcaggagcccagcCCCTTGCTGATGGCTTCACCTCTCCAACTCCCCCTGCTGTTTCTTCCACACCCTCTACAG GTCACCCAGTTCAGTTCTACAGCATGAACAGGCCTGCATCTCGACACACGCCCCCAACAATAGGGGGATCTTTGCCATATCGGCGTCCTCCTTCGATCACGTCACAGACGAGCCTTCAGAACCAGATGAATGGAGGACCTTTTTATAACCAGAACCCAG CATCCCttgctcctcctcccccctccatCCTACAGGTAACTCCACAGTTACCGCTAATGGGATTTGTGGCCAGAGTTCAAGAAAACA tttcagatactcctccccccccaccaccTGTGGATGAGCCAGTGTTTGATGAatcccccccgccgcccccaccTCCAGAGGACtacgaggaggaggaagcagcagtggTGGAGTACAGCGATCCTTATGCGGAGGAGGACCCTCCCTGGGCACCACGGACCTACTTAGAAAAGG TGGTGGCTATCTATGACTACACGAAGGACAAGGAAGATGAGCTATCATTTCAGGAAGGTGCCATCATATATGTCATCAAGAAGAATGATGACGGTTGGTACGAAGGGGTCATGAATGGAGTGACGGGGCTCTTCCCAGGGAACTATGTAGAGTCCATCATGCATTACTCGGAGTGA